The following is a genomic window from Mycobacterium parmense.
TCGGCCCCGGCGGTCCGGGTGGGCCGGGCGGCCCCGGCGCGACCACGCCGGGGGCACCGTCGACGGTGCGCCCCAGCTCCGGCCCCGGCCAGCTGCCGTCGTCGGTGTTCCGCACCGCGACCGCCGCGCCGTCGGGCGCCGGTGACGTACCGACCGTGATCGTCCTCGCCGGCTGACCCGGCGGCCCATCAACCCGTAACTCGCGGCCCGGCGCTCACCCGAGCGCCGGGCCGCCCGCTTGCGTCGGATCACCGCGTTATCTCAATTCACAGCATCTTTGTCGGCCGAACCTGTTAGTACTGTCGCGGCGGGGGCAATATGGGTGGACATGAGCGATACACCCGAACCGCCGTCGACGCATCCCACGCAGCCCACCCCCGTCGGCGCGGCCCCGCCGCCACCGCCCCCGCCGCCGGCGGCGGTGCCCGAGCGAGCGAAGCCGCCCCGGCTGTACGTCGCGGCGGCGTGGGTGGTGATCGTCGCGGGAATCGTGTTCATCCTGTCGACCGTATTCTTCGCCGGGGCAATGGTTTTCGGTGACCATGCGCGTTGCCACCATCCGCACGGCATGATGTTCAAGCCCGGCGGCGGCCCCGGCGGCCCGGGCGGCATGGGCCCCGGCGGCCCCGGCGGCATGGGCCCCGGCAACGGACCGTGGCAGTTCGGCCCCGGCGGTCCCGGGGGCATGGGCCCCGGCAACGGGCCGTGGCAGTTCGGTGGCGCCGGCCCCGCGCTGATAGTCCCCGGACCTTTCCCCGGCGGGACGGGTGCGGGTCCGGGCGGCCCCAACGGTCCCGGCCAGTCCGGTCCGGCGGGGCCGACGACGTCGAGCGCCCCGAGCCCGGGGCCCGGCAGCCCGGCGCCGCGCCCGTAGCTTTGGCTAACTTTTCTTGACTCGGTCAAGAAAAGGAGAATACTCGGCTGCAGGGCAACCCGGAATCCACCGCCTCGGCCGTCGATCGAAAATGTCTGAGCCGCAAAGATTTCCAAACGGCTCGACCCGGAGTTTCCGAGGAGTCAGCCCAGTTAAGGAGATATCGACATGACGGAGCGTTTCACCACCACCGACGCGGGCATCGCCGCTCCCAGCGACGAGCAGTCGTTGACGATCGGCCCCGATGGCCCGATCCTGCTGCAGGACCACTACCTGATCGAGCAGATGGCTCAGTTCAACCGGGAACGCATTCCGGAACGCCAGCCGCACGCCAAGGGCGGCGGGGCCTTCGGCCAGTTCGAGGTGACCAACGACGTCAGCCAATTCACCCGGGCAGCCGTCTTCCAGCCCGGCACCAAAACCGAGATGCTGGCCCGGTTCTCCACCGTCGCGGGCGAGCGCGGCAGCCCAGACACCTGGCGGGACCCGCGCGGCTTCGCGCTGAAGTTCTACACGACCGAGGGCAACTTCGACATGGTCGGCAACAACACCCCCGTCTTCTTCATGCGCGACCCGCTGAAGTTCCAGCACTTCATCCGCTCGCAGAAGCGCATGCAGGCGACCAACCTGCGCGACCACAACATGCAGTGGGACTTCTGGTCGCTCTCGCCGGAGTCCGCCCACCAGGTGACCTGGCTGATGGGCGATCGTGGCATCCCCAAGACGTGGCGCAACATGAACGGCTACAGCAGCCACACCTACAGCTGGATCAACGCCGCCGGCGAGATCTTCTGGGTGAAGTACCACTTCATCACCGACCAGGGCATCGAGTTCCTGACCCAGGAGGACGCCGACCGCTTGGCCGGTGAGGACGGCGACTACCACCAGCGCGACCTGTACGACGCGATCGAGCGCGGCGACCACCCGAGCTGGACGCTCAAGGTTCAGGTCATGCCCTACGAGGAGGCCCGCGGCTACCGGTTCAACCCGTTCGACCTCACCAAGGTGTGGCCGCACAGCGACTACCCGCTGATCGACGTGGGCAAGATGACGCTGAACCGCAACGTCACCGATTACCACACCGAGATCGAGCAGGCCGCTTTCGAGCCGAACAACACGGTGCCCGGCACCGGGCTGAGCCCCGACAAGATGCTGCAGGCCCGTGGCTTCTCCTACTCCGACGCGCACCGGGCCAGGCTGGGCACCAACTACCGGCAGATCCCGGTCAACGAGCCCAAGGTCGAGGTCAACAGCTACTCCAAGGACGGCGCCATGCGGGTGAAGAACGTCTCCGACCCCGTCTACGCGCCCAATTCCTACGGCGGCCCGCAGGCCGACCCGGCGCGCGCCGCCGAGATCCGCTGGCACGCCGACGGTGACATGGTCCGCGCGGCCTACACCTTGCACGCCGAGGACGACGACTGGGGACAGGCCGGCGCGATGGTTCGCGAAGTTCTCGACGACGCGGCCCGAGAGCGCTTGGCGCACAACATCATCGGTCACGTCAGCAAGGGCGTCAAGGAGCCGGTGCTGTCGCGGGTGTTCGAGTACTGGCGCAACGTCGACCCCGATCTCGGCAAGGCGGTCGAGGAGGGTGTCCGGGCCAAGACCGGCTGAGAACGCCGCGGACGGCGGGCCGCGGGGCGCGTTCAGCCCCACGGCCCGCCGTCCGGCATGCCTGGCATGATCGCCTCCATGACCATCCGGGCGGGCCGCATCGCCGGCGTCGCGCTCTGCGCCGGCCTGGCCGTC
Proteins encoded in this region:
- a CDS encoding catalase, with the translated sequence MTERFTTTDAGIAAPSDEQSLTIGPDGPILLQDHYLIEQMAQFNRERIPERQPHAKGGGAFGQFEVTNDVSQFTRAAVFQPGTKTEMLARFSTVAGERGSPDTWRDPRGFALKFYTTEGNFDMVGNNTPVFFMRDPLKFQHFIRSQKRMQATNLRDHNMQWDFWSLSPESAHQVTWLMGDRGIPKTWRNMNGYSSHTYSWINAAGEIFWVKYHFITDQGIEFLTQEDADRLAGEDGDYHQRDLYDAIERGDHPSWTLKVQVMPYEEARGYRFNPFDLTKVWPHSDYPLIDVGKMTLNRNVTDYHTEIEQAAFEPNNTVPGTGLSPDKMLQARGFSYSDAHRARLGTNYRQIPVNEPKVEVNSYSKDGAMRVKNVSDPVYAPNSYGGPQADPARAAEIRWHADGDMVRAAYTLHAEDDDWGQAGAMVREVLDDAARERLAHNIIGHVSKGVKEPVLSRVFEYWRNVDPDLGKAVEEGVRAKTG